The Limanda limanda chromosome 13, fLimLim1.1, whole genome shotgun sequence region GTTCTTTTCTGTTCTGGAGGAACTGGGCCAGTACACTTGGTTTAGAGGGTTCCTGCTGGGGACTGGGGACTGAGGCAGGAGATGGTGGAGGGGGGCTGCCATTGACCTGTGTATCTAAACCAACACAAAGGATTAAACCACACATGAGAACGAGGAAGCTGGACTCAGACAGGCATCAATCATCCATCTACTACTGAACTGACGCAATGATTCAATGAGCCAACATTCAAGAAGCTCAAAACCTGTGGCTGAAATTAACTAATCAGCTCCTAATCATTTacactgaaaatatatatacaaaaagaACACTTGTGGACTGAAATCTCCTTAGCATCATTATGTCATATGAGGCTCCTCTCACCTGTGGAGGTGGACCAGAGTCTTGGCTCCCTCCTCATGATGTGCGGGCTCTGCACCGAGCCGTGCCACGGGGAGCCTTGTTCTACTGGAGCAGTGAGGCGGCGCAGGGCCGGAGAGGAGAAGGGGCTGCCCAGGTCGGGGGTGAAAGGGGCCGTCACAGGACTCTGCTGTACCCCGGCGATGGAGCGGGCAAAGACTGAAGCTGGAGTTTTCATCAGCATATTAGGCCTCGGGGACATGAAATCCTCTGGACCTGAGATTACTTtatagagaaataaaaagacagagatCATTTAGATACATTTTTCACACATTGTTTAGGTTTAAAAAATCCTCAAGATAAGAGATGGTCTATGACTATTTCCTAATTTGTATCAACGACAAACTCTATTGGAATATATGTACTGGTGCTGTACAACAACATATTATACATATGGTATATCGGGCTCTTTACAAGTCAACCAGCACCCACCTGATGTCTCAGATGAAGTCTTCCTCTCACTGCCAGTAGACAGGGACTTAGCCCGGCCATTGGTTGCTACAGTGTCATGATAGTAGACAAGTCTCTGGGTCAGATCAGCCAGCAGAGTCAGACACTCCCGACTGATGGCGTTCCAGTTGTGAGGATGGCCACCTGAGAAAGACGAATGAAACTATATAGTGAATACAGTTTGCTTCTGTTGCAGACAAGGAGCTCTTCCCAGATGATACAACAGACCTGGCTGACTCAGACTGAAGACCTCATAGCGCCGTGATGGGGAGTGTTGAGACAGCAGAGCCAAATCCTGCAGAGCTAGGAACTAAAGTTGGGGAGGGACAAGCGATAAATCATATATTAAGTCATCAGTAAGCACAGCAGAAAAAGTAAACCTGAGAGAATCTATGCGTGTGTTTTACCCACCTTTAATATTAttggcttcctgtctgtcacaaCTTTGGGCAGACACTGGTGGGCTTCTTCAGTAAAAGAAGACTGCACTGGAAAGCTGTACACCTGTAGATAAGAAACCTTTCAAATAACTTATGGCTTCTCAAGAGTCATTTTTTATTGATGAGACTTTTACCACCAACATACAAGTAACCCTTGGACGTGCAAAGCCATGACTCACTGCCCCCTAGTGTCATAATTTAAAGCAAACAAGAGAAGTCTGCCTTGCATCTCAGTATCTCACTATTTTCATGAATTGGCAAAACTGCTGTGCTTTACTTTATAGTGTATGAGGTTTGAGAAGTCACCTCTATCCAGCAGAGGCtcaagtaaaataaatgttgatcCGTTTAAAAATTACACAAATAGAACAGAAAGAATGAAAATTTAACAAAAGCATGCAAAGCAAATCCTCTGCCTTGATTCAATATTAAGTAGATGTATAAAAGAAACATACCTCAGTGACAAAGATCCTAAAGAGCAGCAGTGTGATGTACCACgtaaagaggaggaaggtggcACTGATCCACAGCTGGTAGAGCAGGGAGAGGTCCAACAGGCCGGCTATGCTGTCGAGAGGGTGGATGGAGCTGGAggtcgcacacaaacacatccatgtAATTCTCCACATCAGTCCACAGAATATTTTTGGggaattatatataaatatttttaaagagTCCAAAAACTACTGACCTGTTCAAATGGAGATTCAGTGTTTTACAGATCCATACTCTTGGAATGTATCCTGTTAAAATTCAATTAAAGTATTTTATTCCTCTATCAGTAACTTTGTGTAGAAAAGGACAAgagcaaatgaaaaacagagcTCAAGTACGATAACTAAACAATGAATAAAAGTCTATTTGAACCTGAGAGCTTGATCTCATCTCATTGATTTGTGTTACTTCTTTGTAAACAGAGGTCACTCACccaaaaagaaatacacaacaatgAAGTTCCTGACAGAGTAAAGTGCTTGAGTGGCGCTGCATTTCACCACCAGAGGCAGCGATCCCTTGAAGCGGAGGTATTTGTATTGCTGAGAAAATAACAGAAGCTGAGTGAACAACAATAACTGAGTGGAACTCAAATAGGACACTGACTTTTATTTTATGATATAATGTATAACTGCGTGCAAACTGTCACAGTACTTGCATCCAAGCATTtccagaaaagaaaatatcccTTACCTGAACAGTGTGGAAGGAGACATAGTTCATGTTGTGGATCACACCCAATAGACTGTGAGACAATCCAACGAAGGCTCCAGCCAGCAGAAAGACGAGGTGATACTCATTCAGACACATCTGAGGGGAGCTGGCAGTGTTGAACACACATTGAGGCAGTTAGAACATTGCTGATGCATGTCAAACTCAACATGATCTTTATACATGATGGCCGCCTACCCTTCACTCTGCGTACACGTGTAACCAAGTGTCTCATATCTGCCCCCGATGGTGACAGCACAAGACCAGGCCACAACTACTCCCATGATGCAGTGGGCCAAGGAGTTCAGAATCTGACGAGGGTGAAGCAGTTGTCCCAGCAGGGCAATTTTTGAGCATGCGATGGTCGGGATGACTGAAGAGAGACGGAAAAAAGAATGTAAACAAACTTCTACTTCTGTAAAAGAAACTGTTCTCAGACCGTATCAAGGTAAATAACTACAATTTACCTAATTCACTTATATTATATCATTGTACACAAACACTATTTGTCTTTATTGGtaaattttaaaatgaaaaaaattgtatttctaGAAGATCTTGGGGATATCACAACTACAGACAGTCATTCATAATTGATTTAAACAATTCATTCCACAAAAACTGATAATACCATACTGTATTAATGTTAATGCATATTCTATAACCTGATGTCTACGCCACGCCCCTCACCTGTATAATACTCCAGGTTCAGGAAGCCCACCATGAGGATCACTCCACACAGcaggatgaaggagaagatggcACTCGCACTCGTGAGTAAGGAGAAGCATTCTGCGGGTAGAGAGAGAAGTGTGAGCTTCACACAGTTTCATACACAAGCTCCTGGTCAGatctttttaaatgaacacaCCTGATGTCGTGTGGATGGGGTGCAGGAGACTGAACCTGCTGAGGATTACAAAAACTGCCGTGATGGGGGGCAACAGCAGGACAGCCCAGGCAATACTGGCAGCAGCTCTCCAGcaaatcacctggacagagcagacagttattattattatgaattacAAAATACACAAGTATTAAAATCACCTTAACAGACATAAAACTGAGGAaatatttgacttttctttttcaccaAAATGCCTTAATCAGATGCATTATCAATTCCTCTAAGTGAGTTATATAAAAGTAATATTACCagcttaaatacatttatactgaCAGAAAAAACTACATTGATTACAATCTACCACATGAGGTAAAATAATGCAGTCATCATAAGGATAATAGCAAACAACCATTTCATAATAAACCTGCAAACCGTCCCAGAATAACATCCAAATACAAACCAGGATAAATATAAACAGGCttccaaacacatacacacatcagaTAACGTTCTCATTGGTTATAAATGTGATTATTAGGTCACAAAAGCATTAAATAAAGACCTTAACATCACCAGGGACACACAATGAAGTGTGTGcaagttgtgtgtttgacaaagcaacacaaactgAGCGATGCAGCTTTAACAagatgtgaaaacacttttaacacaATAAAACCTCACTTGTCTATAACCTTACTGgttaataaatatacaaaacactCATTATTAAGCTGTTTTCGTCCAGAGTAGCActattagcctgttagctcacgGAAGCTAGCATAAACACGGATGCTACTTTAGCTAGCACAAGGGAACCGTTTGTGCTAGCCTCAGAGAGGAAATGTTTCCCGGGGAAGAGGCACTCACCTTCCGGATGAACCAGCAGCTCTGCTCCGTGGAGTACATGTCGCTGGGATGAGGAATCGAGCCGAGCACTGGTTTGTACTGGTTCCAGTTCTCCTGCTGTCAAACTGCGGCTCCGCTCGGTTTCTCATATCGCGCCACATGCACTCAAAAGACCTAAGAAGGACCCCGCGCTCATAGCTGCCCGCCTCGCTGCCTGTTGCCAGCTTCACACACCTAACACGAATGTACTGAAAATCTgctcaataaaaacaataataataattattataatgataatatagtAGATTCAAACTATTTGGCCCCCAGTTACCTTAAAAGGataaggtcaaaaggtcaactTTAAACATTTGAATGATAAATACTGGTATATAACACTGTCACAAGATCAATTTACACACTGCACCAGGAGCCGTCAACCATGTTTTAATTGTTAAAGttatatctttgtttttctgtattaaacATTAACCTATTTGTTTCAATTTCTAAAAAGCAGAGTGTTAGTGGGTATATCTCTTTCAGTTCTGAATCCCTTTCGTGTCATCGTACACAAACGATTTCTTGTCGTGATGATAGCCGTTCGGATAGGTTGGGAAAGTGTGTTTGTCATAAAGAGTCTTCTTGTCGTTGTCCCGGGTGAACGGCTTGGTCTCGAAGGCGTTGAGCGGGAGCTTCTGGGACGAGCTGACGGACATGTCGGTTTGCACTGCTTTGTCGACAAATGGTTTCTGCACGGGCCGTTGTGCGATGGCCGGCAGGGCCAGCTGCTCCCTCTGCGACTTCTTGTCCTCCCACAACTTCAGCAGCCGCCGCTGATTGTTGGTCATGTCCTTGAGGTTCTGCTGCAGCGACTGCACCTGGTCTTCCAACAGAGTTTTCGAAGTGACCGTATTGGCCAACTCTGATGTCAAATCGTCGATGGTCAGGCTCAGCTTCCCGGCCTTCTCCACCAAGGAGCTGCAGTCGCGCTCCTTCTCGTGCAGGTCGTCGATTATGTCCTTCGTGGTCTTGCCATTGAACTTGGGGCTGCACTCAAGTCCGATTTCAGTGCGAAGAGCCTTCACTTGTTTCCTCAGCTCCTTGTTGTCCACGGTGAAGGTCTTCAGTTTCTGCTTCACAGCCTCGGAGTTGCGCCACCTTGACTCGTACTGTCGCATCTTCTCCCGTAGAGCGCTCTCCCTGTGCATGGCGTCGTCTCTTTCCTTGCTGCATTTCTCCAGAAGCTTCAAAGTCTCAAATTTTGACCCTTTATCACCTTTCCCACTTGAGGAGGCCATCCTACAGAAAGGTTTCCTAAtcacaatgaaaaaaataaaataatctcttTACTCTTGAAAGCGGTTTAAATAGTCCTTGAGAATTGGGCGAATAAATCAACACGCACGAGCAGCTGCCTGCAGGTCTGAGACTGAGGCGGGTGACATTCCTTTTAGAGGGTTACCTGCTTGACAGTCAGCACCAGTGTAACACTAAGCTGGGGCTAGAATGACCATTAATTAGGGCACCACCAACCTATTGACACCGTTTCAAGTGacacagttttctttctgttttttttttaattaaactaaaAAACATGCCCTTGTTaatcaatgaaaatattaacccaggcctaaacctaagtccTCTGCATGTAATCTGCTGAGCACACAGAGTTTATCTATAGAAACCGGCTTTGGATGCATAAGTAACATTTTCCACTGCAGGCGATCTGCGACACAGTAGATTCTCTCAATTCACTCGACCACGCGACAGATAAGATGGATGAGTTGCAAGGAACAAACAGCAGCGGCAGCCAAATGTCTACTTTTTAAGTTAGATGCTCTCTTTGACAAGTTAAAGTTAAACCTATTAGTTACAATCTCTcccttaaatatttaaaatgtccaaCTGTTGAAAGGTCCTGGCAGCCTTTAATGCTGTCAGGAGCCGGGCAGAGAAGAGTCATGTTGCCGACACGGGAGGTTGTTCGACATCAAACGTGGCTTTAGGTTCACTGGAAGAAAATAGCAAACAAAGTCTTCTCTAATATTTTAGGCATTAATATCCACAATCCTTACACATTTTTACAAGGATGTAAACTCATTGTTATTACAGAGGGTAAATGTGTTACTAGGGAACTAAACTAAAAACACTAAAGTGATAGTGAACATCTTTGACTGTGTGCAAAAAGCATTGGATAATTTGTCAAATGTACAGATTAATAGACTATCTCTTATTCCCTGTTTTCAGTCCTTATGCTAAACTAGTTAATTGGTGAGCAAAAGACAATCTTACACTTTGGTAGACAACAAAATTCTTATTTACAATTACATGAAAGTAGTTTATATTTTCCTAAAAAGCATAtaacaaatatatttgttaatAATCGGTTCATATAGTTCAATGAATGATGGAAACTCACCTCCAAGTGAACTGGGAATTAATTATTGCATAACACTGACAAATTAATTCAGGAAAATTGTATCCCAAAAAGATCATGTTAGATTTTATTACCCTTGAAATACACATTCAATTTCATCACAatcagtgaagaaaaaaaaaaacttaattacAAAAATAGTTACATGTGTTGTAAATTACTTGGAATTTTAGGATTGGTATTTGGCCTTAGTTTAGGGCACTTATGGTTATGTCAGTTAGAGGAAATACAATAACTTGGTACATAATAAGTCCGACCCTTGGAAGTTATAAAGTTGTTCATAGAGAAAGTtctgtacacatacacactgactTAATCTCATTGTCGAATAGTGCAGTTATATAACTGCAAATACCTAAATATTTCAACTACATACTAAAAGAGATCCCGTGTTGTGTAACATTATAGCCCATTTATCTTTCAAGACAATTAGAACCCATCCGATGAGGAATAACATACTTGTAGCAGTGTTAATTTTCAAAGGTCACACAGTTgaactgaggacacacacagggttttAAGGTCTTGAGCCAGAATGTTCCAGTGCAGGTGAAATCCAGACGACCAATGACTTCATCACCTCAGCAACCCGATTCTCACTAGTAAGGCAACAGGAGAACCTGCcatttaaagagaaaaagaataaCACATGCTAAGGGAAGGAGAAATCATGTACAGGAAGTCCGGTGTCAGATGTTCAGCTCCAGCAGATCATAATTACACGAGCCAACACTTCTAAACAAGGCCAACAATGTAGAGCTGCTAATGTAGGCGGTAAATATTCTTAACAAATTAAGTTGCCTTGAGAGAGCACAATGTTGCAAATtattagattttatttatatagcgccaGACATTTCCTCAAGAACATTTTACATGGAAAATCAAGATCTTAAatatttatagagaaacccaacggtttccacaatgagcagcactgtggcgactgtggagagagaaaactcccacattaactggaagaaacctcaaAACCAGTCTAATGTGGTCGGCATCTGCCTCAACCAGTTGGGGTGAGTGGAGAAAAatgggaaggagaggagagatggctggaaaagaggggagagaagagagagagataggggcAGAgtggcagagggaggagagagagagacgaggaaCAGTTGTGGACCATCAGGTATCAGCTCTGACAGAATGAATCATGTATTGTGTTCTTAGGGTTTTTGTACAACAGCCTCACGGCTTTAAAAGATTCTGTGTCAGTATTATTTACCTTCACGCGATGGAAGGCCTTCATGTCAAAGATGGTGTCTTGATCACCGTTGTTCCAGCAGGAATATCTATGGGTAGCGCTGCTTCTGGTCGGCTGAAGAAATAAgcctgaaaaaacaaacaaataacaaaacaaatctgtaaAAGAAACTGGCAAAGGGGCAATTACATAACTAGGAGAAACATCCCATCAATCAAAAGCTCAAGCTGAAGTGTGTGAGGGTATCTGTGCAGCAAATGTTCAGTGTTTGAGGAGAAGAATGCTGCATTTCTGCTATGCATTTATATTGGTCAGACACAGCTTGGAGACTAATTACATGAACGTGAGCAGAGATCTGACACCACTGCAGCCCTGACCTTAAGCAGTTCACTAACACCCGCTGTCACACCCGTTAGCAGATGCAGTCACAGTTTCCGATGAAGAGAGTCCGACTTATGTGAGTTAACCTGACACTCTGAGTAACATTcatttccctctcttctcttcacacaggaagagacacacacaattgCTGGACTTTGAGTGACATAGAGGAGCTGGTTCAAAGCTTACTGAGATCACTGAGGACAATCAGGAGTGGGTAATTCATTGTTATCTACACCGTGATGAGCAGTTGTATCTTATTTCCCCAAACAGATACATTTTCCATATCTCTCTAATTTGTAATTAATCCGCATTAACTTAATCCGCATGGAAAAGTTAAGTAGAATCAGAGCTGTCGCAAATTTACCTTACAACCAACAGCAAGCAGGACGTTGAACAACACAACGGCCGACAAGACGGCCACGATCACTTTGGGGTGGTCCTCCCTGACAGCAGGCCAGAGCGTCATCACCA contains the following coding sequences:
- the ndc1 gene encoding nucleoporin NDC1, whose product is MYSTEQSCWFIRKVICWRAAASIAWAVLLLPPITAVFVILSRFSLLHPIHTTSECFSLLTSASAIFSFILLCGVILMVGFLNLEYYTVIPTIACSKIALLGQLLHPRQILNSLAHCIMGVVVAWSCAVTIGGRYETLGYTCTQSEGSPQMCLNEYHLVFLLAGAFVGLSHSLLGVIHNMNYVSFHTVQQYKYLRFKGSLPLVVKCSATQALYSVRNFIVVYFFLGYIPRVWICKTLNLHLNSSIHPLDSIAGLLDLSLLYQLWISATFLLFTWYITLLLFRIFVTEVYSFPVQSSFTEEAHQCLPKVVTDRKPIILKFLALQDLALLSQHSPSRRYEVFSLSQPGGHPHNWNAISRECLTLLADLTQRLVYYHDTVATNGRAKSLSTGSERKTSSETSVISGPEDFMSPRPNMLMKTPASVFARSIAGVQQSPVTAPFTPDLGSPFSSPALRRLTAPVEQGSPWHGSVQSPHIMRREPRLWSTSTDTQVNGSPPPPSPASVPSPQQEPSKPSVLAQFLQNRKEQVKHFLAKRVLIMYLFNKLPEASSQALFADSQAHIWALEGLSYLVQASFSEDQFGVVQTTLPSILGCMLVLQEAVDRHFKLPHASSKPLRSSSSMGDSNYKTLRFALRATLKTSIYRITTTFGDHLNAVQMSAEHRKRLQQFLEYKE
- the zgc:113691 gene encoding uncharacterized protein zgc:113691, whose protein sequence is MASSSGKGDKGSKFETLKLLEKCSKERDDAMHRESALREKMRQYESRWRNSEAVKQKLKTFTVDNKELRKQVKALRTEIGLECSPKFNGKTTKDIIDDLHEKERDCSSLVEKAGKLSLTIDDLTSELANTVTSKTLLEDQVQSLQQNLKDMTNNQRRLLKLWEDKKSQREQLALPAIAQRPVQKPFVDKAVQTDMSVSSSQKLPLNAFETKPFTRDNDKKTLYDKHTFPTYPNGYHHDKKSFVYDDTKGIQN